From one Cyprinus carpio isolate SPL01 chromosome B3, ASM1834038v1, whole genome shotgun sequence genomic stretch:
- the LOC109108480 gene encoding zinc finger protein 501-like isoform X2: MRIHTGEKPFTCDQCGKSFKQSANLKRHMNIHTGEKPYTCDQCGKMFLWASLLKKHYEVHAKEKPHSCHFCGKSFLHLQSLKVHQKIHTGVREYMCFECEKTFSSASSLKLHQRIHTGEKPNKCSHCDQRFSNSSNLKTHERIHTGEKPYKCSHCDQRFNQSANLKTHKRIHTGEKLYKCSHCDKRFNQSAYLKTHERIHTGEKPYKCSHCDKRFSDSSSLITHERIHTGEKPYKCSHCDKRFSDSSCLKSHERIHNGERPYKCSHCDKRFSHSANLKTHERIHTGEKPYKCSHCDKRFNQLLSLKTHERIHTGEKPYKCSHCDKRFIVSSHLKTHERIHTGEKPYKCTHCDKRYSDSSSLKRHERIHTGEKHYKCSHCDKRYIDSSSLKRHERIHTGEKPYKCFSL, from the coding sequence atgagaattcatactggagagaaacctttcacttgtgatcagtgcgggaagagtttcaaaCAATCAGCAAACCTTAAGagacacatgaacatccacactggagagaaaccgtacacatgtgatcaatgcggtaaaatgtttttatgggcTTCACTTCTGAAGAAACACTATGAAGTTCATGCAaaggagaagccacattcatgtcatttttgtGGTAAGAGTTTTTTGCATCTACAGAGTTTGAAagtacatcagaaaatacatactggtgtgagagaatacatgtgctttgagtgtgaaaagacttttagtTCAGCGAGCAGTTTAAAACTGcaccagaggatccacactggagagaaacctaataagtgttcacactgtgaccagAGATTCAGTAATtcatcaaatctgaaaacacatgagaggatccacactggagagaaaccttataaatGTTCACACTGTGACCAGAGATTTAATCAATCagcaaatctgaaaacacacaagaggatccacactggagagaaactttataagtgttcacattgtgacaagagattcaatcaatcagcatatctgaaaacacatgagaggatccacactggagagaaaccttacaagtgttcacactgtgacaagagattcagtgattcatcaagTCTGataacacatgagaggatccacactggagagaaaccttacaaatgttcacactgtgacaagagattcagtgattcatcatgtctgaaatcacatgagaggatccacaatGGAGAGagaccttataagtgttcacactgtgacaagagattcagtcattcagcaaatctgaaaacacatgagaggatccacactggagagaaaccttataagtgttctcactgtgacaagagatttaaTCAGTTGCtaagtctgaaaacacatgagaggatccacactggagagaaaccttataagtgttcacactgtgacaagagattcattgtttcatcacatctgaaaacacatgagaggattcacaccggagagaaaccttataagtgtacacactgtgacaagagatatAGTGATTCATCAAgtctgaaaagacatgagaggatccacactggggagaaacattataagtgttcacaTTGTGACAAGAGATATATTGATTCATCAAGTCTGAAGagacatgagaggatccacactggagagaaaccttataagtgtttcTCACTGTGA
- the LOC122136728 gene encoding uncharacterized protein LOC122136728, whose translation MNRNGMGEGEQQQNKDLWTPKRSKSGSSAGTSHQLPANSPELCQMFGRTAPPQPLPPQTLLSQPAQCNQQQRGPEEPSQVYIPTWRGGRNVPETIPCSAAQFHILSLLEHIKQQQDQLVAKVNHLSSRVLNTSTPQEPECPECIQLPIESLEVVDELEAFLKDAANAAAKQRMISSLATICGQDVKRVAWNILSRMFTEEVAKTISWKGANGKRAFGHMSSKTLLYRKSSTQQQGREV comes from the exons ATGAACAGGAATGGCATGGGAGAAGGAGAACAACAACAAA ATAAAGATCTTTGGACCCCAAAGAGGTCCAAATCCGGGTCATCTGCTGGGACAAGTCACCAACTCCCTGCAAATAGTCCAGAGCTCTGTCAAA TGTTTGGCAGAACTGCCCCTCCCCAACCACTACCACCACAAACACTCCTCTCTCAACCTGCACAATGCAACCAGCAACAACGGGGGCCAGAGGAGCCAAGCCAGGTCTACATACCTACCTGGAGAGGTGGGAGAAATGTCCCAGAAACCATTCCCTGCTCTG CTGCTCAGTTCCACATTTTAAGCCTGCTGGAGCACATTAAGCAGCAGCAGGACCAGCTGGTGGCCAAGGTCAATCACCTGAGCAGCAGGGTGCTCAACACCTCAACACCTCAAGAGCCAGAGTGTCCTGAATGCATTCAGCTGCCCATCGAATCACTGGAAGTGGTGGATGAGCTTGAAGCATTCCTGAAAGACGCTGCCAATGCAGCAGCCAAACAAAGAATG ATTTCTTCTTTGGCCACGATTTGTGGGCAAGATGTGAAGAGAGTGGCGTGGAACATACTCTCTCGGATGTTCACTGAAGAAGTGGCCAAGACCATAAGCTGGAAGGGGGCAAACGGCAAGAGGGCATTCGGTCACATGTCGTCAAAGACACTGCTGTACCGTAAGTCAAGTACTCAGCAGCAGGGAAGGGAAGTGTAA